In Drosophila pseudoobscura strain MV-25-SWS-2005 chromosome 4, UCI_Dpse_MV25, whole genome shotgun sequence, the following proteins share a genomic window:
- the LOC4816599 gene encoding C-type lectin 37Da-like — MLKYTVLFLALVSSAKEGWGRERFTIETHDGNHIGAVLKSAPFIKIDDGYYFFGRESVNWYVAYEKCRELEAELVTFETDEEFDAIARYLKANADRGNYWSSGNDLGKTGIHKWFSNGQRINSLRWAHGQPDNAGDKEHCIHLGYIYKDSQGFELNDRPCAYDGNSLFRFICEAPKLETISIVVWK; from the exons ATGCTGAAGTATACGGTTCTGTTCCTCGCGTTGGTGTCCAGCGCAAAGGAAGGCTGGGGCCGCGAAAGGTTCACCATTGAAACACATGATG GCAATCACATTGGAGCTGTTCTGAAATCGGCACCATTCATCAAGATCGACGATGGATACTACTTCTTTGGGAGGGAGTCAGTGAACTGGTACGTGGCCTACGAGAAATGCCGGGAGCTGGAAGCCGAGCTGGTTACCTTCGAGACAGACGAGGAGTTCGACGCCATTGCCAGGTATCTAAAGGCAAATGCAGATCGGGGCAACTACTGGAGCTCTGGGAACGATCTGGGCAAGACGGGAATCCACAAGTGGTTCTCCAATGGCCAGCGGATCAACAGTCTGAGATGGGCTCACGGACAACCCGACAACGCGGGCGACAAAGAGCATTGCATTCACTTGGGCTACATATATAAGGACTCCCAAGGATTCGAACTGAACGATCGTCCCTGCGCCTACGATGGAAACAGTCTGTTCAGGTTTATATGCGAGGCGCCGAAGCTGGAGACAATATCGATTGTTGTGTGGAAGTAG